A genomic segment from Glycine soja cultivar W05 chromosome 18, ASM419377v2, whole genome shotgun sequence encodes:
- the LOC114397068 gene encoding zinc finger BED domain-containing protein DAYSLEEPER-like — protein MSIINDSIEKIRDNVSFWVGTPKREEKFIEACEQLEIPYSKKLRMDCRTRWNSTYLMLVSALPYLEVFKRLTQREPQYKSLPSDDDWKMATEICEKLEIFYEVIELFSGMTDSMIPKFEKYWGMINGVMAIGVILDPRLKMKLLNYFFPLMYGNESTNQLNKVTKLLEDLVSEYQSREKRTTSISTSSSIVPSLDNNGGKVDWSSDFLKYVQETSSGDCVKFELDLYLEESVLFNKSNISNFDILGYWKNIEVKYPTLQRIAKDFLAIPISTVASESAFSIGGQFLTPHRSKLNEDTVEALISNDESCESSDTKDLDVDFEQLIN, from the exons ATGTCAATTATCAATGATTCCATTGAGAAGATTAGGGATAATGTTTCCTTTTGGGTTGGAACACCTAAGAGGGAAGAAAAATTTATTGAGGCTTGTGAACAATTGGAAATTCCTTATTCAAAGAAACTTAGGATGGATTGTAGAACTAGATGGaattcaacttatttaatgCTTGTTTCTGCAttgccatatcttgaagtttTCAAGCGTTTGACTCAACGAGAGCCTCAATATAAGTCATTGCCAAGTGATGATGATTGGAAAATGGCAACCGAGATTTGTGAGAAGTTGGAAATCTTTTATGAAGTTATTGAGTTATTTTCGG GTATGACTGACAGTATGATTCCCAAGTTTGAGAAGTATTGGGGCATGATCAATGGGGTGATGGCAATAGGGGTTATTTTGGACCCTAGGTTGAAAATGAAGttgctaaattattttttccctcTCATGTATGGAAATGAAAGCACAAATCAATTGAATAAGGTGACAAAATTATTAGAAGATTTGGTTTCTGAATATCAATCTAGGGAAAAGAGGACTACTTCTATTTCCACTTCATCTTCAATAGTGCCTAGTTTGGATAATAATGGTGGAAAGGTTGATTGGAGTTCtgactttttaaaatatgttcaagaaactTCTTCTGGTGATTGTGTTAAATTTGAATTGGATTTATACTTGGAGGAGTCTGTATTgtttaataaatcaaatattagtAACTTTGACATTTTGGGATATTGGAAAAACATTGAAGTCAAGTATCCTACTTTGCAAAGGATTGCTAAAGACTTTCTAGCTATTCCAATCTCAACGGTTGCTTCAGAGTCTGCATTTAGCATTGGTGGACAATTTCTGACTCCACATCGTAGCAAATTAAATGAAGACACTGTTGAGGCATTGAT ATCCAAtgatgagtcctgtgaaagtagTGATACCAAGGACCTGGATGTTGACTTTGAGCAACTAATAAATTAA